Proteins from a single region of Sphingopyxis sp. BSN-002:
- a CDS encoding DUF2569 family protein, translating to MTDFTEEPQLKGVGGWLGFFVFILGIVSPARMLFQASANIAEVDAAAHLLGPGTGTYVAISWALIIVSVAGSVFMAYRLLAVHRWSSVVIGVIGLWCLAILPTLVDLAVSAIMFPKFAGAAVPEALLSIGKSCISATVWTLYLAKSKRVANTYAKDISETQRIFG from the coding sequence ATGACCGATTTTACGGAGGAACCACAGCTTAAGGGCGTCGGAGGCTGGCTCGGCTTTTTTGTCTTCATTCTCGGTATCGTCTCGCCGGCACGAATGCTGTTTCAGGCGAGCGCCAATATCGCGGAAGTCGACGCCGCCGCTCATTTGCTTGGCCCGGGTACCGGAACTTATGTCGCTATCAGCTGGGCGCTGATCATCGTTTCGGTCGCCGGTTCCGTTTTCATGGCTTACCGGTTGTTGGCGGTGCATCGCTGGTCGAGCGTCGTTATCGGTGTCATAGGCCTGTGGTGCCTGGCAATTTTGCCGACACTGGTCGACCTGGCCGTCTCCGCCATCATGTTCCCGAAATTTGCCGGGGCCGCGGTCCCCGAGGCGCTGCTCTCTATCGGGAAATCCTGTATCTCAGCGACTGTCTGGACACTTTACCTGGCAAAATCGAAACGCGTCGCGAACACCTATGCCAAGGATATCTCTGAAACCCAGCGCATTTTCGGCTGA
- a CDS encoding DUF6456 domain-containing protein: MTARRLETHIHPDDRLDPGKAGPQVMRRVTVNVAESPIAWLASRGMLTEAQLRAGERLRADYERAGLSARVTMRWDAAPPARSRGGARASDASLARMDAHRRFHAAVDHTGPGLADICWRVVCAGEAIGAAEKAMRWPARSGKLVLGLALDRLAQFYGIS; encoded by the coding sequence ATGACCGCACGCCGTCTGGAAACGCATATCCATCCCGACGATCGCCTCGATCCCGGCAAGGCGGGGCCGCAGGTGATGCGGCGCGTGACGGTGAATGTCGCGGAGAGCCCGATCGCGTGGCTGGCATCGCGCGGAATGCTGACCGAGGCGCAACTGCGGGCAGGAGAACGGCTGCGCGCCGATTATGAGCGTGCGGGACTGTCGGCCCGGGTGACGATGCGCTGGGATGCCGCGCCTCCCGCCCGGAGCCGTGGTGGCGCGCGGGCTTCGGATGCGTCACTGGCGCGCATGGATGCGCACAGGCGTTTTCACGCGGCAGTCGATCATACTGGTCCCGGACTGGCCGATATCTGCTGGCGAGTGGTCTGCGCGGGCGAGGCGATTGGCGCCGCCGAGAAGGCGATGCGATGGCCTGCGCGGTCTGGAAAGCTGGTGCTGGGGCTGGCGCTCGACAGGCTGGCGCAGTTTTATGGCATCTCGTAA
- a CDS encoding EF-hand domain-containing protein — MKKLMMVAVSAALAAPVLASAQPPQDGGRMFAMIDTNGDGKLDKAEVTKMAEMRAQRQGDPSLAAPEKIDIFFKHLDANGDGFIDKGELEAMRKARASAPPQDSAPDAPQEGPSDAN; from the coding sequence ATGAAGAAATTGATGATGGTCGCGGTTTCGGCCGCCCTGGCCGCTCCGGTGCTGGCTTCGGCTCAGCCGCCCCAGGACGGCGGGCGGATGTTTGCGATGATCGACACCAACGGCGACGGCAAGCTCGACAAGGCCGAGGTCACCAAGATGGCGGAGATGCGGGCGCAGCGGCAGGGCGATCCGTCGCTCGCGGCACCCGAGAAGATCGATATCTTCTTCAAGCATCTCGACGCCAATGGCGACGGCTTCATCGACAAGGGCGAACTCGAAGCGATGCGCAAGGCGCGCGCGTCGGCCCCGCCGCAGGACAGCGCGCCGGATGCACCCCAGGAGGGACCTTCGGACGCGAACTGA
- the secD gene encoding protein translocase subunit SecD: MLDFPRWKTIGISIILLLGILFAIPSFLPSKTFDKLPGIAQIKVNLGLDLAGGSHLLLEADIDDLQKTQLANMEKTVRAAMRGERGPDDDIAIGELSTAGGKISFLVRDQAQLDAARERLFSETQGAGLTGQRDWTIDVVDTTRIVMTPTAAGQKQAIAGAMDTAREIIDKRVNALGTREPTIIRQGDDRIVVQVPGLQDPQQLKDLIGKTARLEFRMVDPNADPNEAAAGRAPVGSEIVPYAEGANGSAPFEVLRRQVMISGEQLLDAKQGYDGQSGQPVVNIRFDSGGSATFAKVTAQNVGKRFAMVLDGKVLSAPSINEPILGGSAQISGSFSVASANNLAISLRSGALPVKMTVVEERTVTPELGADSIRKGIIAGIVATVAVLTLMVLVYGRFGIYANVALFFNIFLIIAIMAAFNATLTLPGIAGFVLTVGAAVDANVLINERIREELKRGRRVFQAVELGYSEASRAIFDANVTNVIAALLMFWFGSGPIKGFAVVLTIGIVTSVFTAVTVTRLFAARWLHKTRPTTINI, encoded by the coding sequence ATGCTAGATTTCCCGCGCTGGAAGACCATCGGCATCAGCATTATCCTGCTGCTCGGCATCCTTTTCGCCATTCCCAGCTTCCTCCCGTCCAAGACGTTCGACAAGCTGCCGGGCATCGCGCAGATCAAGGTCAATCTGGGCCTCGACCTTGCGGGCGGCAGCCATCTGCTGCTCGAGGCCGACATCGACGACCTGCAGAAGACGCAGCTGGCGAACATGGAAAAGACGGTGCGTGCCGCAATGCGCGGCGAGCGCGGTCCCGATGACGATATCGCGATCGGCGAGCTTTCGACGGCCGGGGGCAAGATCAGCTTCCTCGTCCGCGATCAGGCACAGCTCGACGCGGCGCGCGAACGGTTGTTCAGCGAAACGCAGGGCGCCGGGCTGACCGGGCAGCGCGACTGGACGATCGATGTCGTCGATACGACGCGCATCGTGATGACGCCGACCGCAGCCGGTCAGAAACAGGCCATCGCGGGCGCCATGGATACGGCGCGCGAGATCATCGACAAGCGCGTCAACGCGCTCGGTACCCGCGAGCCGACGATCATCCGTCAGGGCGACGACCGGATCGTGGTACAGGTGCCGGGTCTTCAGGATCCGCAGCAGCTGAAGGACCTGATCGGCAAGACCGCCCGCCTCGAATTCCGCATGGTCGACCCGAACGCCGATCCGAACGAGGCGGCCGCGGGCCGCGCGCCGGTGGGCAGCGAGATCGTCCCCTACGCCGAAGGCGCCAATGGCAGCGCGCCGTTCGAGGTGCTGCGCCGCCAGGTGATGATCAGCGGCGAGCAGCTGCTCGACGCCAAGCAGGGCTATGATGGCCAGTCGGGCCAGCCGGTCGTCAACATCCGTTTCGATTCGGGTGGCTCGGCGACTTTTGCGAAGGTCACGGCACAGAATGTCGGCAAGCGCTTTGCGATGGTCCTTGATGGCAAGGTTCTGTCGGCGCCGTCGATCAACGAACCCATTCTGGGCGGTAGCGCGCAGATTTCGGGAAGCTTCTCGGTCGCGAGCGCGAACAATCTGGCGATTTCGCTGCGCTCGGGTGCTCTGCCCGTCAAGATGACCGTGGTCGAGGAGCGCACGGTGACCCCCGAACTGGGCGCCGACTCGATCCGCAAGGGCATCATCGCCGGGATCGTCGCGACCGTCGCGGTGCTGACGCTGATGGTTCTCGTCTATGGCCGCTTCGGCATCTATGCGAACGTCGCGCTGTTCTTCAACATCTTCCTGATCATCGCGATCATGGCGGCGTTCAACGCGACGCTGACGCTTCCCGGCATCGCGGGCTTCGTGCTTACGGTCGGTGCGGCCGTCGACGCCAACGTGCTGATCAACGAACGCATACGCGAAGAACTCAAGCGCGGACGACGTGTCTTCCAGGCCGTCGAACTCGGTTATTCCGAGGCTAGCCGCGCGATTTTCGACGCCAACGTCACCAACGTGATCGCGGCCTTGCTGATGTTCTGGTTCGGCTCGGGCCCGATCAAGGGCTTTGCGGTGGTTCTGACCATCGGCATCGTTACCAGCGTTTTCACCGCCGTTACCGTCACGCGCCTGTTCGCCGCCCGCTGGCTGCACAAGACGCGCCCGACGACGATCAACATTTAA
- a CDS encoding holin family protein produces MSIIEGLIGPVAKLIDKIIPDPEARDRAKLELLKLEGSQEMEAIKTRMTAIVAEANSADPWTSRARPSFLYVMYALLLWAIPMGLIAAARPDMAKGIAEGMNAYLAGIPEPLYALFGTGYLGYTAARAWGKAKGVEG; encoded by the coding sequence ATGAGCATCATCGAAGGCCTGATCGGCCCCGTCGCCAAGCTGATCGACAAGATCATCCCCGACCCCGAAGCACGCGACCGCGCGAAACTTGAGCTGCTGAAGCTCGAGGGCAGTCAGGAAATGGAAGCGATCAAGACGCGAATGACTGCGATCGTTGCCGAAGCCAACAGCGCCGACCCCTGGACCAGCCGCGCGCGGCCGAGCTTCCTCTATGTCATGTATGCGCTGTTGCTCTGGGCGATCCCGATGGGTCTGATCGCCGCCGCACGGCCCGATATGGCGAAGGGCATCGCCGAAGGGATGAACGCCTATCTCGCGGGCATTCCCGAGCCGCTCTATGCGCTCTTCGGGACGGGCTATCTGGGGTACACCGCGGCACGGGCGTGGGGGAAGGCGAAAGGGGTCGAGGGCTAA
- a CDS encoding sulfite exporter TauE/SafE family protein: MQASVLIVIAAFLTSILSGIFGMAGGIVFMGVLTWLLPAALALALHGVIQFASNLWRFLLHRRHVVWPVLVWFAVGSAASLGLFSLIVFAPTKFLVFLGLGLTPILVWLPERWIRLDAAKPLHALGGGFVSNGVSLISGVSGPVSDLLFVNTGLNRHQVVATKAVMQAMGHASKILVYGGLLLSPAAREAIALPATLIAIAASMAGITVGGYILDRISDAQFRTMRRWLVTLVGLTFLVQAALLVL; the protein is encoded by the coding sequence ATGCAGGCAAGCGTGCTGATCGTCATAGCCGCTTTCCTCACCTCCATTCTCTCGGGCATTTTCGGCATGGCCGGCGGCATCGTCTTCATGGGCGTGCTGACATGGCTGTTGCCGGCGGCCCTCGCCCTAGCGCTCCACGGCGTCATCCAGTTCGCATCGAACCTCTGGCGTTTCCTGCTGCATCGGCGCCACGTTGTCTGGCCGGTACTGGTCTGGTTTGCAGTCGGCTCGGCGGCATCGCTCGGCCTTTTCTCGCTGATCGTTTTCGCGCCGACCAAATTCCTCGTCTTCCTGGGCCTTGGCCTGACCCCGATCCTCGTCTGGCTTCCCGAACGCTGGATCCGCCTCGACGCGGCCAAACCCCTGCACGCGCTGGGCGGGGGCTTTGTCTCGAACGGCGTCTCGCTCATCTCCGGCGTGTCGGGCCCGGTCAGCGACCTGCTGTTCGTCAACACCGGCCTCAACCGCCATCAGGTCGTCGCGACCAAGGCAGTGATGCAGGCGATGGGCCACGCCTCGAAGATTCTTGTCTATGGCGGCCTGCTGCTGAGCCCCGCCGCGCGTGAAGCCATCGCGCTCCCGGCGACGCTGATCGCCATTGCGGCCTCGATGGCCGGCATCACGGTCGGCGGCTATATTCTCGACCGGATCAGCGACGCGCAGTTCCGCACCATGCGCCGCTGGCTCGTCACCCTCGTCGGCCTGACGTTTCTGGTCCAGGCGGCGCTGCTCGTCCTGTGA
- the yajC gene encoding preprotein translocase subunit YajC, with translation MSTNLLLTQAAGSGGGAAGFIMLVPYLLIFVVFWLFLIRPQQQRAKEHRAKIAAVKPRDQVVTGGGIVGKVTRVDDDFADVEIAQGVKIKVVKSTLADVLEPGTKPAND, from the coding sequence ATGTCGACCAATCTGCTTCTGACCCAGGCGGCTGGTTCCGGGGGCGGGGCCGCCGGTTTCATCATGCTGGTGCCCTATCTGCTGATCTTCGTCGTTTTCTGGCTCTTCCTGATCCGTCCGCAGCAGCAGCGCGCCAAGGAGCACCGGGCCAAGATCGCCGCAGTGAAGCCGCGCGACCAGGTCGTGACCGGCGGCGGTATCGTAGGCAAGGTGACCCGCGTCGACGATGATTTCGCCGATGTCGAGATCGCACAGGGCGTGAAGATCAAGGTCGTGAAGTCGACCCTCGCCGACGTGCTCGAGCCCGGCACCAAGCCCGCGAACGACTGA
- the secF gene encoding protein translocase subunit SecF: MRLLKLVPDDTNIDFLKWRKLASAMSFILVAISIALVAVKGLNLGVDFVGGQSVRVEFPQAMPPIDEIREKVSHIGLGEPTIQQFGSDKAVSIRTALPEGDKTVADRAGKQLVAGIQKAFPTAHTGSVETVSGKVSGELISTGALSLALAMLGISIYIWIRFEWQFGVGALGRLFHEVALTFGFFAVTQLQFDLNSIAALLTIVGYSLNDTIVVYDRVRENLKKYRKMEIVPLLNLSINETLSRTVMTSVSVMLALGMLLIFGPDVIFGFTAAMLFGVFVGTYSSILMSTPVLVWLKVGPHSFVPRTSAASEGAERIQRKDDGAVV; encoded by the coding sequence ATGCGTTTGCTGAAACTCGTCCCCGACGACACGAACATCGATTTTCTGAAGTGGCGCAAGCTCGCTTCGGCAATGAGCTTTATCCTCGTCGCGATCTCGATCGCGCTCGTTGCGGTGAAGGGGCTGAACCTCGGCGTCGACTTCGTCGGCGGCCAGTCGGTCCGCGTCGAATTCCCGCAGGCCATGCCGCCGATCGACGAGATCCGCGAAAAGGTCAGCCATATCGGGCTCGGCGAACCGACGATCCAGCAGTTCGGATCGGACAAGGCGGTGTCGATCCGTACCGCGCTGCCCGAAGGCGACAAGACCGTCGCGGATCGCGCCGGCAAGCAGCTGGTCGCGGGCATCCAGAAGGCCTTCCCGACCGCACATACCGGGTCGGTCGAAACGGTGTCGGGCAAGGTGTCCGGCGAGTTGATCAGCACCGGCGCCCTGAGCTTGGCGCTCGCGATGCTCGGCATCTCGATCTATATCTGGATCCGCTTCGAATGGCAGTTCGGCGTCGGCGCGCTCGGACGCCTGTTCCACGAAGTAGCGCTGACCTTCGGCTTTTTTGCCGTGACCCAGTTGCAGTTCGACCTGAACAGCATCGCCGCGCTTTTGACCATCGTCGGCTATTCGCTGAACGACACGATCGTCGTGTATGACCGCGTCCGCGAAAATCTGAAGAAATATCGCAAGATGGAGATCGTTCCGCTACTGAACCTCAGCATCAACGAGACGCTGTCGCGTACCGTGATGACCAGCGTATCGGTGATGCTTGCGCTGGGCATGTTGCTGATCTTCGGCCCCGATGTCATCTTCGGCTTTACGGCAGCCATGCTGTTCGGCGTGTTCGTCGGTACCTATTCGTCGATCCTGATGTCGACGCCGGTGCTGGTCTGGCTGAAGGTCGGCCCGCACAGCTTCGTACCGCGCACCAGCGCCGCGAGCGAAGGTGCCGAGCGCATCCAGCGCAAGGACGACGGCGCGGTCGTGTGA
- a CDS encoding glycosyltransferase — translation MASREPLRVLSIATLFPDAARPNFGLFVEKSLRALAAQPGVELTVVAPVGLPPFPLSLHRRYRALRDLPWTEQWNGLTVLRPRFTLIPRYGARFNPARVGRAVLSAVRGKSFDIIDAQFFYPDGPAAMRVADALGLPFSAKARGADISHFGHDPATRQQVIKAGNRAAGLLAVSDAMRSDMAAIGIDRNKIAVHYTGIDTARFHPGDRAEARTALGMGDAPAIATVGALIPRKGQALVIEALTKLPDVHYWLAGAGEEEARYRALAERIGVADRVHLMGPVANADLPQLYRAADIVVMPSVSEGLANAWVEALACGTPIVISDAGGAAELVISPIAGRIVERTPDAIAAAIQSVLATRGTQTEAAATLGGRFDWDRNGRELAEHLRRCAGR, via the coding sequence GTGGCTTCGCGAGAACCCCTGCGCGTCCTGTCGATCGCGACGCTGTTCCCCGACGCTGCGCGGCCCAACTTCGGCCTGTTCGTCGAGAAAAGCCTGCGCGCGCTCGCCGCGCAGCCCGGCGTCGAACTGACGGTCGTCGCGCCCGTCGGCCTTCCCCCCTTCCCGCTCTCGTTGCATCGGCGATATCGCGCGCTCCGCGACCTGCCATGGACCGAACAATGGAACGGCCTCACCGTCCTTCGTCCACGCTTTACGCTGATCCCGCGCTATGGCGCGCGCTTCAATCCGGCGCGGGTCGGGCGCGCGGTGCTGTCGGCCGTTCGAGGAAAGTCGTTCGACATCATCGACGCGCAATTCTTCTACCCCGACGGCCCCGCCGCAATGCGCGTCGCCGATGCACTGGGCCTCCCCTTTTCCGCAAAGGCACGCGGCGCCGACATCAGCCATTTCGGCCATGATCCGGCAACCAGGCAGCAGGTCATCAAGGCCGGCAATCGCGCCGCCGGCCTGCTCGCCGTCTCGGATGCGATGCGCAGCGACATGGCAGCGATCGGCATCGACCGAAACAAGATCGCCGTCCATTATACCGGCATCGACACCGCCCGCTTCCATCCCGGCGATCGCGCTGAAGCGCGTACCGCACTGGGCATGGGGGATGCGCCCGCAATCGCCACCGTCGGCGCACTTATCCCGCGCAAAGGTCAGGCGCTCGTGATCGAGGCCCTGACGAAGCTTCCCGACGTCCACTACTGGCTGGCGGGTGCCGGGGAAGAGGAAGCCCGCTACCGCGCGCTCGCCGAACGGATCGGCGTTGCAGACCGCGTCCATCTTATGGGACCCGTCGCCAACGCCGACCTGCCGCAGCTTTATCGCGCCGCAGATATCGTCGTGATGCCGTCGGTCAGCGAAGGTCTCGCCAATGCGTGGGTCGAAGCGCTCGCCTGCGGGACACCGATCGTGATCAGCGACGCCGGCGGCGCAGCTGAACTCGTCATCTCGCCGATTGCCGGCCGCATCGTCGAGCGAACACCCGATGCAATAGCGGCCGCAATACAGTCCGTTCTCGCGACCCGAGGAACGCAGACGGAGGCTGCAGCCACGCTTGGCGGCCGCTTCGACTGGGACCGCAACGGCCGCGAGCTGGCGGAGCATCTCCGCCGCTGCGCGGGCCGCTAA
- a CDS encoding ATP-binding cassette domain-containing protein: MAAPILSYEGLGLVQGSGWLFQDLDIYVGARDRLALIGRNGAGKTTLLKLLANRIDADKGKRMIVPGTHVVMLEQEPDLSAFDTLMDFATSGADAPAEHDVAAIADQLGIDMNRTAASASGGERRRAAIARALAQNPDVLLLDEPTNHLDLAAIDWLENWLSRYTGAFVVISHDRTFLTRLTRQTLWLDRGSIRRKEIGFGGFDEWTEAVFAEEARAAQKLDSKLRLEAHWLERGVTARRKRNQGRLEKLKEMRATRAAMIGGPGVAKLGLANDDVRSKSVIVADHITKRFGDRTIIRDFDFRVQRGDRIGIVGANGAGKSTLLKLLTGEIQPDEGTVTLAPTLDGIVIDQQRSLLAPDKTVRDILADGGDWVEVRGVKKHVQGYLKDFLFDPGIAEANVGALSGGERSRLLLAREFARESNLLVLDEPTNDLDLETLDLLQEVIADYEGTVLLVSHDRDFLDRTVTVTLGLDGSGKVDIVAGGYADWEAKRSKPAAVKAKAASSEATPPPPPQARKKLSYKDQRDYDLLPARIEEIEKEMAAIETELSDGSLFTRDNARFNALTTKLDKLREEKGLAEDRWLALAEEIEALQ, from the coding sequence ATGGCAGCACCCATTCTTTCATACGAAGGCCTCGGTCTGGTCCAAGGCAGCGGCTGGCTGTTCCAGGATCTCGACATCTATGTCGGCGCGCGCGACCGTCTCGCGCTCATCGGCCGCAATGGTGCCGGCAAGACGACGTTGCTGAAATTGCTCGCAAACCGCATCGACGCCGACAAGGGCAAGCGCATGATCGTTCCCGGCACCCATGTCGTGATGCTCGAGCAGGAACCCGACCTGTCGGCCTTCGACACGCTGATGGACTTCGCCACCTCGGGCGCCGACGCGCCCGCCGAGCATGATGTCGCCGCGATCGCCGACCAGCTCGGCATCGACATGAACCGCACCGCCGCCAGCGCCTCTGGCGGCGAGCGCCGCCGCGCCGCGATCGCCCGCGCGCTCGCGCAGAATCCCGACGTGCTGCTGCTCGACGAGCCGACGAACCACCTCGACCTCGCCGCGATCGACTGGCTCGAAAATTGGCTGTCGCGCTACACCGGCGCCTTCGTCGTCATCAGCCACGACCGCACCTTCCTCACCCGCCTCACGCGCCAGACGCTGTGGCTCGACCGCGGGAGCATTCGCCGCAAGGAAATCGGTTTCGGCGGCTTCGACGAGTGGACCGAGGCGGTTTTCGCCGAGGAAGCCCGCGCCGCGCAGAAGCTCGACTCGAAGCTGCGGCTCGAGGCGCACTGGCTCGAGCGCGGCGTCACCGCGCGCCGCAAACGCAACCAAGGCCGTCTCGAGAAACTAAAGGAAATGCGCGCGACCCGCGCCGCGATGATCGGCGGCCCCGGCGTCGCCAAGCTCGGCCTCGCCAACGACGATGTCCGCTCGAAATCGGTGATCGTCGCCGACCATATCACCAAGCGCTTCGGCGACCGCACGATCATCAGGGACTTCGATTTCCGTGTCCAGCGCGGCGACCGCATCGGCATCGTCGGTGCCAACGGCGCGGGCAAATCGACGCTGCTCAAACTGCTCACGGGCGAAATCCAGCCCGACGAGGGGACGGTCACGCTCGCCCCGACGCTCGACGGCATCGTGATCGATCAGCAACGCAGCCTGCTCGCCCCCGACAAGACCGTCCGCGACATCCTCGCCGACGGCGGCGACTGGGTCGAAGTGCGCGGCGTCAAAAAGCATGTGCAGGGCTATCTGAAGGACTTCCTCTTCGATCCCGGCATCGCCGAGGCCAACGTCGGCGCGCTCTCGGGCGGCGAACGCTCGCGGCTGCTGCTCGCACGCGAATTCGCCCGCGAATCGAACCTGCTCGTCCTCGACGAACCGACCAACGATCTCGACCTCGAAACGCTCGACCTGCTGCAGGAAGTTATAGCGGATTACGAAGGCACCGTGCTGCTCGTCAGCCACGACCGCGACTTCCTTGATCGCACGGTGACCGTCACGCTCGGTCTCGACGGATCGGGCAAGGTCGACATCGTCGCGGGCGGTTACGCCGATTGGGAAGCCAAGCGCAGCAAGCCCGCCGCCGTCAAAGCCAAGGCCGCATCGAGCGAAGCAACCCCGCCTCCCCCGCCGCAGGCGCGCAAGAAGCTGAGCTACAAGGATCAGCGCGACTACGACCTGCTCCCCGCCCGGATCGAGGAGATCGAGAAGGAGATGGCCGCGATCGAGACCGAACTCTCCGACGGCAGCCTGTTCACGCGCGACAATGCGCGCTTTAACGCGTTGACCACAAAGCTCGACAAACTCCGCGAGGAAAAGGGTCTGGCGGAGGATCGCTGGCTCGCTTTGGCCGAAGAGATCGAAGCGCTCCAGTAG
- a CDS encoding NADPH:quinone oxidoreductase family protein: MRALQVRALLPDHAGAAVVDLPVPEPGPGEVRVRVRAAAVNFPDLLMTGGGYQLKPDLPFVSGLEFAGEVDAVGEGVAGWRAGDAVVGGNRFGAMAEYTLVPAGALRPKPDALGWEEAAAYPVAYLTAYVALVRCGKIEAGETLLVHGAAGGVGLATVDLAKALGAKVIAAASSAAKRDAIVKFYGPDAVIAAEPGFREEVKALTGGKGADVIFDPVGGDVFDESTRCIAFGGRLLVIGFASGRIPKVSVNMPLIKGFSVVGVRAGEYGRRFPDRGAENVAAIDALAAEGRIRPHVHAALDLADWREAFAMLERREVIGKVVLRP, translated from the coding sequence ATGCGGGCTTTGCAGGTGCGTGCGTTGTTGCCCGATCATGCCGGTGCGGCGGTTGTTGACCTTCCGGTGCCCGAGCCGGGGCCGGGCGAAGTGCGCGTCCGTGTGCGTGCGGCGGCGGTCAATTTTCCGGACCTGCTGATGACCGGAGGCGGCTATCAGTTGAAGCCCGACCTGCCTTTTGTGTCGGGGTTGGAGTTCGCCGGCGAGGTCGATGCGGTGGGTGAGGGCGTTGCCGGCTGGCGCGCGGGCGATGCGGTCGTCGGCGGCAACCGGTTTGGAGCGATGGCCGAATATACGCTGGTTCCCGCCGGCGCGCTCCGGCCCAAGCCTGACGCGCTGGGTTGGGAAGAGGCCGCGGCCTATCCGGTCGCGTATCTCACTGCCTATGTCGCGCTCGTCCGCTGCGGGAAGATCGAGGCAGGCGAGACGTTGCTGGTTCATGGCGCGGCAGGGGGCGTCGGATTGGCGACGGTCGATCTGGCGAAAGCACTCGGCGCGAAGGTGATCGCTGCGGCGAGCAGCGCGGCGAAGCGCGATGCGATCGTGAAGTTCTATGGCCCCGATGCGGTGATCGCGGCCGAACCGGGCTTTCGCGAGGAAGTGAAGGCGCTGACCGGCGGAAAGGGCGCCGACGTGATTTTCGACCCCGTGGGCGGCGACGTGTTCGATGAATCGACGCGTTGTATCGCCTTCGGCGGACGTCTGCTCGTGATCGGATTTGCTTCGGGCCGGATTCCCAAAGTGTCGGTCAATATGCCGCTGATCAAGGGATTCTCGGTGGTCGGCGTGCGCGCCGGCGAATATGGGCGCCGTTTCCCGGACCGCGGCGCGGAGAATGTCGCGGCGATCGACGCGCTGGCGGCGGAAGGCCGGATCCGGCCGCATGTGCATGCCGCGCTTGATCTTGCCGACTGGCGCGAGGCGTTCGCGATGCTCGAACGGCGCGAGGTAATCGGAAAGGTCGTGCTTCGTCCGTGA
- a CDS encoding helix-turn-helix transcriptional regulator: protein MINSIRAVRRAKGLTLEEVGQRCDPPTTAQTIGRLETGTRTLSLGWMNRIAKALGVEAAELVQLPQDTQLTITALLSADGAQAPTRVEQALTARPGEDMVAIRVTSSIGDYRAGDEIWCRRIEGDWTNALNRDLLVPRPAGRFFFARLLNVDGEKLHLLPLGTGQRQQVVSNPPWAAVAVRLIRTL, encoded by the coding sequence ATGATCAACAGCATTCGCGCCGTACGCCGCGCCAAGGGCCTGACGCTCGAAGAAGTCGGCCAGCGCTGCGATCCGCCGACGACGGCGCAGACGATCGGGCGCCTCGAAACCGGCACACGCACGCTCTCGCTCGGCTGGATGAACCGCATCGCGAAGGCGCTCGGGGTCGAAGCTGCCGAGCTCGTCCAGCTGCCGCAGGATACCCAGCTTACCATTACAGCCCTGCTGAGCGCCGATGGCGCGCAGGCACCGACGCGCGTCGAACAGGCGCTTACCGCGCGCCCGGGCGAGGATATGGTCGCCATACGCGTCACCTCGTCGATCGGCGATTATCGCGCGGGAGATGAAATCTGGTGCCGCCGGATCGAAGGTGACTGGACGAACGCGCTCAATCGCGATCTCCTCGTCCCCCGCCCTGCCGGGCGTTTCTTCTTCGCCCGCCTGCTCAACGTCGACGGCGAAAAACTCCACCTGCTGCCGCTCGGGACGGGCCAGCGCCAGCAGGTCGTCAGCAACCCGCCCTGGGCGGCGGTCGCCGTTCGCCTGATCCGCACGCTTTAG
- a CDS encoding glycosyl hydrolase 108 family protein: MPRPDPSINDADALIDAVIDREGRYVNHPADRGGPTCWGITEAVARAQGFDGCMRDLPRAEAAAIYRRLYWLRPGFDKVALRAPKIAGELFDTGVNMGTGTAAGFLQRALNALNRAARDYPDIAVDREIGPRTLSALDGFLKARGKSGEIVLLRAMEALQGERYIALAERRPSQEAFLYGWLANRIGPD; the protein is encoded by the coding sequence ATGCCAAGACCAGATCCTTCGATCAACGACGCCGACGCGTTGATCGATGCCGTCATCGACCGCGAAGGCCGATATGTAAACCACCCCGCCGACCGCGGCGGCCCCACCTGCTGGGGAATCACCGAAGCGGTCGCACGCGCGCAAGGGTTTGACGGCTGCATGCGCGACCTGCCGCGCGCCGAGGCGGCCGCTATCTATCGCCGTCTCTATTGGCTGCGCCCCGGCTTCGACAAGGTTGCCCTTCGCGCGCCGAAGATCGCGGGCGAGTTGTTCGATACCGGCGTCAACATGGGCACCGGCACCGCCGCCGGCTTCCTCCAGCGCGCGCTCAACGCGCTCAACCGTGCCGCACGCGACTATCCCGACATTGCCGTCGATCGCGAGATCGGCCCGCGCACATTATCGGCGCTCGACGGCTTCCTGAAAGCCCGCGGCAAGAGCGGCGAAATCGTGCTCCTCCGGGCGATGGAAGCGCTGCAGGGCGAACGTTACATCGCGCTCGCCGAACGCCGTCCGAGCCAGGAGGCCTTTCTCTATGGCTGGCTCGCCAATCGCATCGGCCCGGACTGA